One genomic segment of Rhizobium viscosum includes these proteins:
- a CDS encoding DUF2278 family protein, which produces MLRNYKVLKGTASALALDDDKDPHIEIRIEAGGVSYRIAMNVRSKESPHDLLYANVMDFQHAELTAELAALPMGLTDIRGDRKDLAIDYVRGGMIEREDMDVAPFQLDGPKNDLRDFIEPIVQEGIADKSIHFYAFGEAWGPEKNKPDEYFGFEPGNGIHDIHMNQGDSGSFSATSGPNQDGALLIHFSDEDHWAAIFLGFQSQNWNTDAISGRPVGDNRGGQGRGEGTRRPQPIVASSLRIVAAMINPVNHPDGTEDETVTLVNRSDVTTSIEGWSLEDSEGRRQKLSGSLAAGEFRTIKLDPENGGPQLANKGGDIILINADGAVADRVGYGKSETANEGWTTIF; this is translated from the coding sequence ATGCTCCGGAATTACAAGGTGCTGAAGGGGACGGCTTCGGCGCTCGCCCTTGACGACGACAAGGACCCCCATATCGAAATCCGCATCGAGGCCGGTGGCGTCAGCTATCGCATTGCCATGAACGTGCGCTCGAAGGAATCACCACATGACTTGCTCTACGCCAATGTCATGGACTTCCAGCACGCCGAGCTGACGGCCGAACTCGCAGCTCTGCCGATGGGCCTGACCGATATCAGAGGCGACCGAAAGGACCTTGCGATCGACTATGTCCGCGGCGGCATGATCGAGCGCGAGGACATGGATGTTGCGCCCTTCCAGCTCGATGGACCGAAGAACGACCTGCGCGATTTCATTGAACCGATCGTGCAGGAAGGCATCGCCGACAAGTCGATCCACTTCTATGCCTTTGGCGAAGCCTGGGGACCGGAGAAGAACAAGCCGGACGAATATTTCGGTTTCGAGCCGGGCAACGGCATCCACGATATCCATATGAACCAGGGTGACAGCGGCAGTTTCAGCGCGACCAGCGGCCCCAATCAGGACGGCGCGCTGCTGATCCACTTTTCGGACGAAGACCATTGGGCAGCGATCTTCCTCGGCTTCCAATCGCAGAACTGGAACACCGACGCCATCTCCGGCCGTCCCGTCGGCGACAACAGGGGCGGTCAAGGCCGCGGCGAAGGCACCCGCCGTCCGCAACCGATCGTCGCCTCGTCACTGCGCATCGTCGCTGCCATGATCAATCCGGTGAACCATCCTGACGGCACCGAAGATGAGACGGTGACGCTCGTCAACCGCTCGGACGTTACGACATCGATCGAAGGCTGGTCGCTGGAAGATAGCGAAGGCCGCCGGCAGAAGCTCTCGGGCTCGTTGGCTGCAGGCGAATTCCGCACCATAAAACTCGACCCGGAAAATGGCGGCCCGCAGCTCGCCAACAAGGGCGGCGATATCATCCTCATCAATGCCGATGGAGCGGTCGCCGACCGTGTCGGCTACGGCAAGAGCGAAACCGCAAACGAAGGCTGGACGACGATCTTCTGA
- a CDS encoding aldo/keto reductase, with amino-acid sequence MEYRLLGRSGLKVSTVTVGTMTFGGVGWAKTVGDLGVQEARRMVDICLDAGVNLIDTANVYSAGESERIIGEVLGGKRPNGVLLATKARFGMGDGPNDRGLSRYHLVRECEASLKRMKTDVIDLYQVHEWDGETPLEETMEALDTLIKQGKVRYVGCSNYSGWHIMKALGVANEHKYQRFVSQQIHYTLEARDAEYELLPISIDQGLGVLVWSPLAGGLLSGKHRRNAAAPEGTRQFAGWTEPPIRDENRLWNIVETLVAIGQERGVSAAQVALAWLIGRKAVTSVIIGGRTEAQFKDNLAAAELKLSDDERKRLDDVSVPPVIYPYWHQLNTANERLSEADMELFGPHVKK; translated from the coding sequence ATGGAATATCGTTTGCTCGGCCGTTCCGGCCTTAAAGTTTCCACCGTGACCGTGGGCACGATGACCTTCGGCGGCGTCGGCTGGGCCAAGACCGTTGGCGATCTCGGTGTGCAGGAGGCCCGCCGCATGGTCGATATCTGCCTCGATGCCGGCGTCAACCTGATCGATACGGCAAATGTCTATTCGGCAGGCGAATCCGAGCGCATCATCGGCGAAGTTCTCGGCGGCAAGCGGCCGAACGGCGTTCTGCTCGCCACCAAGGCCCGCTTCGGCATGGGCGACGGTCCGAACGATCGCGGCCTGTCGCGCTACCACCTTGTCCGCGAATGTGAGGCGAGCCTCAAGCGCATGAAGACCGACGTCATCGACCTCTATCAGGTCCATGAATGGGATGGTGAAACGCCGCTCGAAGAGACGATGGAAGCGCTTGATACGCTGATCAAGCAGGGCAAGGTGCGCTATGTCGGCTGCTCGAACTATTCCGGCTGGCACATCATGAAGGCGCTCGGCGTCGCTAACGAACACAAGTACCAGCGCTTCGTCAGCCAGCAGATCCACTATACGCTGGAAGCCCGTGACGCCGAATATGAGCTGCTGCCGATCTCGATCGATCAGGGCCTCGGCGTGCTCGTCTGGAGCCCGCTCGCCGGCGGCCTGCTCTCGGGCAAGCACCGCCGCAATGCGGCTGCTCCCGAAGGCACCCGCCAGTTCGCCGGCTGGACCGAACCGCCGATCCGCGACGAAAACCGCCTCTGGAATATCGTCGAGACGCTGGTGGCGATTGGTCAGGAACGCGGCGTTTCCGCAGCCCAGGTCGCACTCGCCTGGCTGATCGGCCGCAAGGCGGTTACCTCTGTCATCATCGGCGGTCGCACCGAAGCCCAGTTCAAGGACAATCTCGCAGCCGCCGAGCTGAAGCTCTCGGACGACGAGCGTAAGCGCCTCGACGATGTCAGCGTGCCGCCGGTCATCTACCCTTACTGGCACCAGCTCAACACCGCGAACGAGCGTCTGAGCGAAGCCGACATGGAACTTTTCGGACCGCATGTAAAGAAGTAA
- a CDS encoding ABC transporter substrate-binding protein has protein sequence MKTLVSAAALLAASLFAIPASAANLVLYTSQPNEDAQATVDGFMAANTDIKVDWVRDGTPKIMAKLQAEIQAGNPVADVLLIADVVTLERLKEEGKLLAYKSPEAAQYDAALYDADGYYYSTKLITTGIMYNTSAAMKPTSWKDLAKPEAKGLVTMPSPLASGAALIHAQTLAAVPGLGWDFYKSLADNAAVASGGNGVVLKSVASGEKAYGMVVDYLPIREKAKGAPVEFVFPSEGVSAVTEPVGILASTKNADAAKKFVDYILSEKGQEGFLKLGYIPARNGMKLPDGFPPRDTIKVLPVKAAEALKNTDKDLKTFTDLFGSK, from the coding sequence ATGAAAACTCTAGTTTCCGCCGCAGCGCTTCTCGCCGCGAGCCTTTTCGCCATCCCGGCTTCGGCCGCCAACCTCGTTCTCTACACCAGCCAGCCGAACGAAGATGCGCAGGCGACCGTCGACGGCTTCATGGCCGCTAATACCGATATCAAGGTCGACTGGGTGCGCGACGGCACGCCGAAAATCATGGCGAAGCTGCAGGCTGAAATTCAGGCCGGCAACCCGGTTGCCGACGTTCTGCTGATCGCCGACGTCGTCACCCTTGAACGCCTGAAGGAAGAGGGCAAGCTGCTTGCCTACAAGTCGCCGGAAGCTGCCCAGTACGACGCCGCTCTCTATGACGCCGACGGCTACTACTATTCCACGAAGCTGATCACGACCGGCATCATGTACAATACGTCCGCTGCCATGAAGCCGACGAGCTGGAAAGACCTCGCCAAGCCGGAAGCCAAGGGCCTCGTGACGATGCCGAGCCCGCTTGCTTCGGGTGCAGCCCTTATCCATGCCCAGACGCTCGCTGCAGTTCCGGGCCTCGGCTGGGATTTCTACAAGTCGCTCGCCGACAATGCTGCGGTCGCTTCCGGCGGCAACGGCGTCGTCCTTAAGTCCGTCGCCTCGGGCGAAAAGGCTTACGGCATGGTCGTCGATTACCTGCCAATCCGCGAAAAGGCCAAAGGTGCGCCGGTCGAGTTCGTTTTCCCGAGCGAAGGCGTTTCGGCTGTCACCGAGCCGGTCGGCATTCTCGCCAGCACCAAGAATGCCGATGCCGCCAAGAAGTTCGTCGACTACATTCTCTCTGAAAAGGGCCAGGAAGGCTTCCTGAAACTCGGCTACATCCCGGCTCGCAACGGCATGAAGCTGCCTGACGGCTTCCCGCCACGCGACACGATCAAGGTTCTGCCGGTCAAAGCGGCCGAGGCGCTGAAGAATACCGACAAGGATCTGAAGACCTTTACGGATCTCTTCGGTTCGAAATAA
- a CDS encoding ABC transporter permease translates to MQGYVRAGSSQPVWLFPFIVSVVLLLSVLPLARLAVVGISAFANGGVMVVLSDPMVWSAVYYTIVTAILGTVISLVIGCAFAYLLTLTDIPAKGPLSFFFVLPMMIPPQVTALAWVQMSGPSSPLLKALHIAPPMGSPQPLYSVGGIALLYGVQHAPLVYLALRAGLMTLPRDGVEAARLSGASSLRVFRDIILPLSLPGVIAGAAISFVSCTGNFGIPAILGIPASIFTLPTLIFSKFTAFTGRTFGDVALLSAIIALISLAGLAIQDRALRGRDYRVIGLSGATAAFELGGWKLIFTPLLWIILFFMLAAPFFALVAGALVPAYGVPLTFKTMTFHAFEEILFRQAVTRTAFINSLSLASGAAVGLLFVTVLAAYALTRRKDTLSRIVSSLVEIPYSLPGIVMAVCFILVFAAPIPLLNVTLYGTVWIILIAYFSSFFAVSLKPVVSAFHQLDPALEEAARLSGAGFFRRLKDIIVPLIAPAAGASVILVFLIACNELTISALLWSAGTQTLGVAIYNLDDSGSSDLASALSVLVVFMVVAMMLLLELLAKHLPKGVVPWRS, encoded by the coding sequence ATGCAGGGTTATGTACGTGCAGGGAGCAGCCAGCCCGTCTGGCTGTTTCCTTTTATCGTTTCAGTGGTTCTCCTCCTTAGCGTGCTGCCCTTGGCGCGGCTCGCGGTTGTCGGCATTTCCGCTTTCGCCAATGGCGGCGTCATGGTGGTTCTCTCCGACCCCATGGTCTGGTCTGCGGTCTATTACACTATCGTCACCGCGATCCTCGGCACTGTTATCTCGCTCGTCATCGGCTGCGCTTTTGCCTATCTGCTGACGCTGACGGATATTCCTGCTAAGGGGCCGCTCAGTTTCTTCTTCGTGCTGCCGATGATGATCCCGCCGCAGGTGACCGCGCTTGCCTGGGTGCAGATGTCAGGGCCGTCGAGCCCACTTCTGAAGGCGCTGCATATCGCGCCGCCGATGGGCTCGCCGCAGCCGCTCTATTCGGTCGGCGGCATTGCGCTGCTCTATGGCGTGCAGCATGCGCCGCTCGTCTATCTGGCGCTGAGGGCAGGGCTGATGACCCTGCCGCGCGATGGGGTGGAGGCGGCACGTCTGTCCGGTGCGTCTAGCCTCAGGGTCTTTCGCGATATCATCCTGCCGTTGTCGCTGCCGGGCGTGATTGCGGGGGCGGCGATTTCCTTTGTTTCCTGCACCGGCAATTTCGGCATTCCGGCCATTCTCGGCATTCCGGCCTCGATCTTCACGCTGCCGACGCTGATCTTTTCCAAGTTCACCGCCTTTACCGGCCGTACCTTCGGCGACGTGGCGTTGCTGTCCGCCATCATCGCGCTGATCTCGCTCGCGGGTCTTGCCATTCAGGACCGGGCGCTGCGCGGGCGCGATTATCGCGTCATCGGCCTTTCGGGCGCGACCGCTGCCTTCGAGCTCGGAGGGTGGAAGCTCATCTTCACGCCGCTGCTCTGGATCATCCTGTTCTTCATGCTGGCCGCACCCTTCTTCGCGCTCGTCGCCGGCGCACTGGTGCCGGCCTATGGCGTACCGCTCACCTTCAAGACCATGACGTTCCACGCCTTCGAGGAAATTCTCTTCCGGCAGGCGGTGACACGTACGGCCTTTATCAATTCGCTGTCGCTCGCGAGCGGGGCGGCGGTCGGCCTGCTTTTCGTGACGGTGCTGGCGGCCTATGCGCTAACGCGGCGGAAGGATACGCTGTCCCGCATTGTCTCCAGCCTTGTTGAAATTCCCTATTCGCTGCCGGGCATCGTTATGGCGGTGTGTTTCATTCTGGTCTTTGCAGCACCCATCCCGCTGTTGAACGTCACGCTCTACGGCACGGTGTGGATCATCCTGATTGCCTATTTCTCCTCCTTCTTCGCCGTCAGCCTCAAGCCTGTGGTCAGCGCCTTTCATCAGCTCGATCCTGCGCTGGAGGAGGCGGCAAGGCTTTCCGGCGCGGGCTTCTTCCGGCGGCTCAAGGATATCATCGTGCCGCTGATTGCTCCGGCGGCCGGCGCATCCGTCATCCTCGTCTTCCTGATTGCCTGCAACGAGCTGACGATCTCGGCGCTGCTCTGGTCGGCGGGCACGCAGACGCTCGGTGTCGCCATCTACAATCTCGATGATAGCGGCAGTTCCGATCTTGCCTCGGCGCTATCCGTGCTCGTCGTCTTCATGGTCGTCGCCATGATGCTGCTTCTGGAGCTTCTGGCGAAACATCTGCCCAAGGGAGTGGTGCCGTGGCGAAGCTGA